In one Candidatus Eisenbacteria bacterium genomic region, the following are encoded:
- the rsmH gene encoding 16S rRNA (cytosine(1402)-N(4))-methyltransferase RsmH, with protein sequence MRSDDPALGGGGHEPVLAREVAEALRPFPGGIFVDATFGLGNHTAAVLDAVEGIERVVGIDRDGEILEEAGRRFARSAVPVDLVRGNFRDLRALLGPGAEGRVGGILFDLGIGSFQIDRPERGFSYRSEGALDMRMDRSGTRSAYDVVNGYSAEELARVIRRWGEERNAGAIARAIVRARRAAPIAGTRRLAEVVSSRLSARGRIKGLARVFQAIRIEVNEEIASLEEGLSQAVDVLAPGGHIAVIGYHSIEDRVVKQRFQEWARGCVCPPHLPVCRCGRAPALRLSSRRAIRPSEEEVARNPRARSARLRAAVRIAPEGREGRGNG encoded by the coding sequence ATGAGATCCGATGACCCGGCCCTCGGCGGAGGGGGCCACGAACCGGTCTTGGCGCGCGAGGTCGCCGAGGCGTTGCGGCCGTTCCCGGGCGGCATCTTCGTCGACGCGACCTTCGGGCTGGGCAACCACACGGCCGCGGTCCTCGATGCCGTGGAGGGAATCGAGCGTGTCGTGGGGATCGATCGCGACGGAGAGATTCTCGAGGAAGCCGGGCGCCGCTTCGCGCGATCCGCGGTTCCCGTGGATCTGGTGCGAGGGAATTTTCGGGATCTTCGCGCGCTCCTCGGCCCCGGAGCGGAAGGGCGCGTGGGAGGAATCCTTTTCGACCTCGGGATCGGCTCCTTCCAAATCGACCGTCCCGAGCGCGGGTTCTCCTACCGGTCCGAGGGGGCGCTCGACATGAGGATGGATCGGAGCGGGACTAGGAGCGCCTACGACGTGGTGAACGGCTATTCGGCCGAGGAGCTCGCGCGCGTGATCCGTCGGTGGGGAGAGGAGCGGAACGCCGGAGCGATCGCGCGTGCGATCGTCCGCGCGCGCCGGGCAGCTCCGATCGCCGGCACGCGCCGCCTGGCCGAGGTCGTCTCCTCGCGTCTTTCGGCGCGAGGGAGGATCAAGGGGCTCGCGCGCGTGTTCCAAGCGATCCGCATCGAGGTGAACGAGGAGATCGCCTCGCTCGAGGAAGGATTGTCGCAAGCGGTGGACGTGCTCGCGCCGGGCGGGCATATCGCCGTCATCGGATATCACTCGATCGAAGATCGAGTCGTCAAGCAACGGTTTCAGGAGTGGGCCCGGGGCTGCGTCTGTCCACCGCACCTGCCAGTCTGCCGGTGCGGACGCGCCCCGGCGCTCCGTCTCTCTTCCCGCCGGGCGATCCGGCCGTCCGAGGAAGAGGTGGCGAGGAACCCGCGGGCGAGGAGCGCCCGACTCCGCGCGGCGGTTCGGATCGCCCCCGAGGGAAGAGAAGGAAGGGGGAACGGATGA